In the Macellibacteroides fermentans genome, CCGATTGATGGGTTTCCAGTTGGTAGAAATCTCAATTCCCCAGGTATTACTATTTCCTGTATTTTGTTTTGTCCAACGAATTTCATCGTTTACTTGGTTGGCAATATCCATAATTCTGTTGCTCTTATGTCTATAATATATTGCCGGGGTAATGCTGAAGTAATTATTTGTGAATGCATAGGATGCTTCTGCTAAATGTATTACTTCAGGGGCCAAATTCGGATTACCCTGTTTAATATAGGTGATATCCGCCCTGTCAATAAAAGGATTAAGGTCTGAAGCAATTGGCCGATTTGTACGTTGTTGATAACCTAAACTAAAAATCCCATTTTCAGCTACCTGATATTCAAAGTTTGCTTTGGGATAAATCTGAACTTTATTCTTATTCATTTTTCCATTCAAATCAGGACTGTTTATTTCTTCTTTGGTATGTTCGGCTTGCATTCCTATTTCGATTGTAAAAGGGGCGATTGTCTTTTGAAGTGAGGCATATCCTAAATTGATGTAGCGGACAAAATTAAAGTCAGTCGATTTAGATAAATTAGGCATCCAATCTCCATTTGTTAGATTATCTGCTTTGGCCTTATAATCCTCATTTTGAATCCGACCCATGTATCCAATATTAAACGTGTAACCGTTTTGGAACGGATAATACACCTTCGTTGAAAAAAAGTAATTGCTCTTGTCTTGATTTACGTTCAGGTTGTCTTGTGCGATAATTTTTCCAGTAGTGAATTGTTCATTTTCATAATGATTGTTCTCGTCGTACGAAAAATTATTATAATTGAATCGAATATTCAGTTTTCCTTTATTCCAGAATGTATGTAACCATGTTGCTTCTGCGGCATAAGCATCCTGACCTTGATTATTGTAACGGTGACGAATTATTTTGTTTGTAATGTCTCCGACAGAATTTCTTCTGGTGTTATTTATTCCACCATATCTATCATATTGCATGTGCTGTAGTAGTGTGTAAACTGTAAGATAATCTTTGTCTGACAATAAATACCCTACTGTAATGTCTCCGATATGTACTTCCGGATGCGCAGAGGCGTTGTTATCCATCTCTGTAGATCCACTGCTATTGGTGGTTAGTTTATAAAATGATCGTTCCCTGTATTCTCTTCTATAATTATAATTGGTTGTAACCGACCATTTCCCAGGAGCTATTGTTGCTTTTATTCCTGCGGTGTATCGTTGATTACTTCCGCCACCCAAAGTCAGGTCAAGAGAAGACGACTTTAAATATTCAGGAGTGCTTGAATAAGAAAACACGCCACTTTCCCCATCCGGCAAAAAAGATAAATCAGGTTGAGACAATACGGTTATTTGTCTAAAAAAAGAGGCTGGCAACTGGATTATAATATCTCCACTTTGCTCTTCTAAAAATCCATAGGGAATACCTCTGATCAGTTGAGCACTTTTAGAAGATCCTCTGAAAAAAACGGAGCCTTCAATATCTGTATTGACAGAAGGGAGCTGGCTTATTATATCGGATGTAGTTCCCAAATTGCTGGAAATATTGCTCGACGTATTTAGTTGTTTGATCGTTCCACTGTTTATCGTAGTGAAATATTGTCCCTGAATATTTATATTTTGAATTGTCAATACCGTATCAGTCGTAAACTGGGACGAAAGATGGTGTATGGTAATAATAGGCAGAAGAAAAAGATAAGTTGAAAGTTTCATTAGTATTCCGTTTTTTATTAAACAAAAAAAAGGCCTGTATGTTAACATACAGACCATTTTTTAATACGCTTAGTTTCTAATTACTGAGCAGGAGCAGCTTCAACAGGAGCAGCTTCAGTTGCTACAGCAGCAGAGTCAGCAACAGCAGGAGCTTCTTCTACAGCAGGAGCTACTTCTTCAACAGCTGGTTGTTCAGCTACAGCTTCAGTAGATTCAGCAGATTTGTTACCACATGAAGAGAAAGAAACAGCTGCAACGATAGCAGCGAATGCAAATAACTTTTTCATTTTGTCTTTTAATTAAAACGGTCAATAATATCTTTGTTGTTGTAAAACGATGCAAATGTATATATTAATTTGACTATGTTATACAACATAGAGCACTTTTTTTTTGTTTTTTTTCAAATATTTTTTAATATGCTGAATATTAAGTGTTTGCATTAATGTTAAAAATTGCTGTAAAGATATCTTTTGATACTTTTCTTCGGCGTTTTTTCGAATTCGGTTGGATAAAGTTGTATGGATGCAACTTTTTCGTAAGGAGCAACCAGTTTATTAATCTCAACCAGATTCTGCTGCATGATAAGAGGTAAGTCTGTATGCATGATTCCAGTACCATCTACGGTGTCATAATCCGGATAAACAAGGGCAATCAGTTTTCCGTCTCTTTCGATGACAAGACTTTCCATAATGTAAGGCAAATTATTCAGCTTGGCTTCAATTTCTTCAGGGAAAATATTCTGACCGCTGCTGCTAAGTATCATAGTTTTGGAACGCCCTCTTATGTAGATACGCTTTTCTACATCAATTGTTCCAAGATCGCCTGTCTTTAACCAACCATCCTGGGTAAAAACGGCATTGGTTGCCTCATCATTTTTATAGTATCCTTTCATTACATTTTCTCCCCGTACCTGAATTTCCCCAACCTGATTATAGGGATCCTCCGAGTCAATACGCACATCCATTATTCCGTTTAATACTTTGCCACAAGATCCGG is a window encoding:
- a CDS encoding PG1828 family lipoprotein yields the protein MKKLFAFAAIVAAVSFSSCGNKSAESTEAVAEQPAVEEVAPAVEEAPAVADSAAVATEAAPVEAAPAQ
- a CDS encoding outer membrane beta-barrel family protein, with the translated sequence MKLSTYLFLLPIITIHHLSSQFTTDTVLTIQNINIQGQYFTTINSGTIKQLNTSSNISSNLGTTSDIISQLPSVNTDIEGSVFFRGSSKSAQLIRGIPYGFLEEQSGDIIIQLPASFFRQITVLSQPDLSFLPDGESGVFSYSSTPEYLKSSSLDLTLGGGSNQRYTAGIKATIAPGKWSVTTNYNYRREYRERSFYKLTTNSSGSTEMDNNASAHPEVHIGDITVGYLLSDKDYLTVYTLLQHMQYDRYGGINNTRRNSVGDITNKIIRHRYNNQGQDAYAAEATWLHTFWNKGKLNIRFNYNNFSYDENNHYENEQFTTGKIIAQDNLNVNQDKSNYFFSTKVYYPFQNGYTFNIGYMGRIQNEDYKAKADNLTNGDWMPNLSKSTDFNFVRYINLGYASLQKTIAPFTIEIGMQAEHTKEEINSPDLNGKMNKNKVQIYPKANFEYQVAENGIFSLGYQQRTNRPIASDLNPFIDRADITYIKQGNPNLAPEVIHLAEASYAFTNNYFSITPAIYYRHKSNRIMDIANQVNDEIRWTKQNTGNSNTWGIEISTNWKPINRLSMSASSDIYRDQIDGRTIGYDEKKEMTCILAKALLSFQLTPNTQLQTDGYYISDQLTAQGEIQNRYSVNVGIAQYLLKKKLKASLSVNNIFDSLEETTRIQTSSFQQRQIRNRDSRVTWLTLSYNL